A single genomic interval of Rhododendron vialii isolate Sample 1 chromosome 3a, ASM3025357v1 harbors:
- the LOC131319961 gene encoding transcription factor MYB92-like — MLPSHTSPFVYSNHPHYKTTIVPLVDTQPFLPHHPPTTRHAGVPEMGRSPCCDETGLKKGPWTPEEDQKLTDYIHRNGHGSWRALPKLAGLNRCGKSCRLRWTNYLRPDIKRGKFTEEEEQIIINLHQVLGNKWSAIATHLPGRTDNEIKNFWNTHLRKKLLQMGIDPVTHRPRTDHLNLLANLPQLLAATNFMSNPMNSTPWDNNPLSLQTDAAQLAKFQLLNNILQVLSTSPSPPPVPMEALNLMGSQPLPSNQQLYEYLRGVNPVNLSQNIPSTFPNLDFHQPNIDHHIVRPDIVGNSKAAFDNVDNNNGNFNQLSAFQTENNSLPALVSDLPEFSTVKKMENKYNQNNIDMSNPSSTSTTFEAWGDLMDDEAVGDSYNWRDIIDQATSPSWPIS, encoded by the exons ATGCTTCCATCTCACACTTCACCCTTTGTTTATTCCAATCACCCTCACTATAAAACCACCATTGTTCCTCTGGTAGATACCCAACCTTTTCTCCCTCACCATCCCCCCACCACCAGACACGCAG GAGTGCCGGAGATGGGGAGATCGCCGTGCTGCGACGAGACCGGGCTGAAGAAGGGGCCGTGGACTCCAGAAGAGGACCAGAAGCTCACTGATTACATACACAGGAACGGGCATGGGAGCTGGAGAGCGCTTCCGAAGCTCGCCGGGCTGAACAGGTGCGGGAAGAGTTGCAGGCTGAGGTGGACGAACTATCTGAGGCCGGATATCAAGAGAGGAAAGTTCactgaagaagaagagcaaatCATCATCAACCTCCACCAAGTCCTTGGAAACaa GTGGTCGGCGATCGCGACACATCTTCCGGGCCGGACGGATAACGAAATCAAGAACTTCTGGAACACCCATCTGAGGAAGAAGCTTCTTCAAATGGGTATCGATCCGGTCACTCACCGACCGAGAACTGACCACCTCAATCTCCTGGCAAATCTACCTCAATTGCTTGCAGCCACCAACTTCATGAGCAATCCCATGAACAGTACTCCCTGGGATAATAATCCCCTGAGCTTACAAACAGATGCTGCGCAACTAGCCAAATTCCAACTGCTGAACAACATACTCCAAGTCCTAAGCACCAGTCCTAGTCCACCTCCAGTACCCATGGAAGCTCTCAACCTCATGGGATCCCAGCCTCTTCCCAGTAACCAACAGCTCTATGAATATCTCAGGGGGGTCAATCCTGTCAACTTGTCCCAGAATATCCCATCCACCTTTCCAAACCTAGATTTCCATCAACCTAATATTGATCATCACATTGTTCGACCCGATATCGTCGGGAACTCCAAGGCGGCTTTCGACAATGTCGATAACAACAACGGGAATTTTAACCAGTTGAGTGCTTTCCAAACGGAGAATAATTCACTTCCTGCATTGGTTTCAGACTTGCCTGAGTTTTCAACTGtcaagaaaatggaaaacaagTACAACCAGAACAATATTGATATGTCCAACCCTTCATCCACTTCTACCACCTTTGAAGCTTGGGGAGACCTCATGGATGATGAAGCAGTTGGCGACTCCTATAATTGGAGAGATATTATAGA ccaAGCAACTTCTCCCTCATGGCCGATCTCGTGA
- the LOC131319962 gene encoding protein TORMOZ EMBRYO DEFECTIVE: protein MASVTLKKNYRSVQSLQQFYTGGPFAVSSDGSFLVCACNETIKIVDSSNASIKSTIEGDSEPVTALALSPDDKFLFSSGHSRQIRVWDVSSLKCLRSWKGHEGPVMGMACDASGGLLATAGADRKVLVWDVDGGFCTHFFKGHKGVVTSIMFHPDPSRLILFSGGDDATVRVWNLATKKCIATLDKHFSTVTSMAVSEDGWTLLSAGRDKVVNLWDLHDYKCKVTVPTYEGLEAVCAIPSSSFLASCLDKHQHRKKSSSSVIYFFTVGERGIVRLWNSEGAVCIFEQKASDVTVKSDDEDLKRGFTAAVLLPLDQGLLCVTADQQFLFYSLADGEGCLNTTISKRLVGYNEEIVDMKFLGEEEQFLAVATSVEQVRVYDLASMSCSYVLAGHTDIVLCLDTCVSSSGRTLIVTGSKDNSIRLWEAESTRCIGVGLGHMEAVGAVAFSKKRRNFIVSGSSDRTLKVWSLDSLSDDMEQSTNLKAKAVVAAHDKDINSLAIAPNDSFVCSGSQDRTACVWRLPELVSVVVLRGHKRGIWSVEFSPVDQCVITASGDKTIKIWAISDGSCLKTFEGHTSSVYRASFLTRGTQFVSCGADGLVKLWTVKTNECIATYDQHEDKVWALAVGKKTEILATGGSDAVINLWHDSTAADKEEAFLKEEEGVLRGQELENAVSDADYAKAIQLAFELRRPHKLFELFAELCRKREAEVQVDEALHELGKEEFRLLLEYVREWNTKPKLCHIAQFVLFRVFNILPPTEILEIRGVGELLEGLIPYCQRHFSRIDRLERSTFLLDYTLMGMSVIEPEIEERELKEVPEMQADTTGAVQEPLWAEPDVDKEQKHTIDEVNEPDVDNEQKQTIDEVNERSSSKKRKSNKSRDVAYKKVKGAAQAKVSAISSEA from the exons ATGGCATCTGTGACTTTGAAGAAGAACTACCGCAGCGTTCAATCTCTGCAACAGTTCTACACCGGCGGGCCCTTCGCCGTCTCATCGGACGGATCTTTCCTCGTCTGTGCCTGCAATGAAACGATCAAGATCGTCGATTCCTCGAACGCTTCGATTAAATCGACCATCGAAGGCGATTCGGAGCCTGTCACAGCTCTCGCTCTCAGCCCCGACGATAAGTTTCTCTTCTCTTCGGGCCACAGTCGGCAAATTAGGGTTTGGGATGTCTCCTCCCTCAAATGTTTGCGGTCTTGGAAG GGACACGAAGGTCCCGTGATGGGCATGGCTTGTGATGCATCAGGCGGATTGCTAGCAACTGCAGGGGCTGATAGAAAAGTACTTGTATGGGATGTTGATGGCGGATTCTGCACACATTTCTTTAAAGGTCACAAAGGGGTTGTGACAAGTATCATGTTTCATCCTGACCCGAGTCGACTGATT CTTTTTTCTGGAGGTGATGATGCGACTGTTAGAGTCTGGAATCTTGCAACCAAGAAATGCATTGCCACACTAGATAAACATTTCTCAACGGTGACTTCCATGGCCGTATCTGAAGATGGATGGACCTTGCTTAGTGCTGGGAGAGATAAG GTTGTGAACTTGTGGGATCTTCATGACTATAAATGCAAAGTCACTGTACCAACCTACGAGGGTCTTGAAGCTGTGTGCGCAATCCCTTCCTCATCTTTTCTTGCTTCTTGTCTGGACAAACATCAGCATAGGAAGAAAAGTAGTTCATCAGTGATCTATTTTTTCACAGTTGGTGAACGTGGGATTGTACGGCTATGGAACTCGGAAGG TGCGGTTTGCATTTTCGAGCAGAAGGCTTCCGATGTCACTGTCAAATCTGATGACGAAGACTTGAAAAGAGGCTTCACTGCTGCAGTTCTGTTGCCCTTAGATCAAGGACTGCTGTGTGTGACAGCTGACCAGCAATTTCTTTTCTATTCCCTTGCTGATGGTGAAGGTTGTTTGAACACAACCATAAGCAAAAGGCTTGTTGGATACAATGAGGAGATTGTGGATATGAAATTTCTGGGTGAAGAAGAACAATTTCTTGCTGTTGCTACAAGTGTTGAACAG GTTCGAGTATATGATCTAGCATCCATGTCATGTTCCTATGTACTGGCAGGTCATACTGACATTGTTCTTTGCCTCGATACCTGTGTATCAAGTTCTGGAAGAACCCTTATTGTCACAGGAAGCAAGGACAACAGT aTTAGGTTGTGGGAAGCTGAAAGTACCCGTTGCATTGGAGTTGGTTTAGGTCATATGGAAGCTGTTGGAGCTGTTGCTTTCTCGAAGAAACGGCGGAACTTCATTGTTAGTGGCAGTAG TGATCGGACGCTGAAGGTCTGGAGTTTGGATAGTCTGTCAGATGACATGGAACAGTCTACCAATTTGAAAGCAAAAGCAGTTGTAGCAGCACATGATAAAGATATAAATTCTCTGGCAATTGCACCAAATGATAGTTTTGTTTGCAGTGGTTCCCAG GACCGAACTGCTTGTGTATGGAGGCTTCCAGAACTTGTGTCTGTCGTCGTTTTAAGAGGTCACAAAAGAGGGATTTGGTCAGTAGAATTTTCTCCAGTTGATCAATGTGTTATAACAGCGTCGGGAGATAAAACGATAAAGATATGGGCTATATCTGATGGTTCATGTTTAAAAACATTTGAAGGGCACACATCAAGTGTATATAGAGCATCGTTTCTTACACGTGGGACTCAGTTTGTTTCATGTG GTGCTGATGGTTTGGTGAAGCTGTGGACAGTTAAAACCAATGAATGTATTGCAACTTATGATCAACATGAGGACAAG GTTTGGGCCTTGGCTGTTGGGAAGAAGACAGAAATTCTTGCAACTGGTGGCAGTGATGCAGTAATCAATTTGTGGCACGACTCTACTGCTGCTGATAAAGAGGAAGCTTTCCTGAAAGAA GAGGAAGGGGTTTTAAgaggtcaagaactagaaaaTGCTGTATCAGATGCTGACTACGCTAAAGCAATCCAACTTGCCTTCGAGCTTCGCAGACCTCACAAACTTTTTGAGTTATTTGCGGAACTATGCCG GAAGAGAGAGGCTGAAGTTCAGGTAGATGAAGCGCTTCATGAGCTTGGCAAGGAAGAATTTCGTCTACTTCTTGAATATGTTCGAGAATGGAATACAAAGCCAAAGCTTTGTCATATTGCACAGTTCGTGCTTTTTCGAGTTTTCAATATCCTTCCACCAACAGAGATTCTTGAG ATCAGAGGCGTCGGAGAACTCCTTGAAGGTCTTATCCCCTATTGTCAGAGGCATTTCAGTCGGATAGACCGGCTGGAGAGAAGCACATTTCTGTTGGATTACACTCTGATGGGGATGTCTGTCATCGAGCCTGAAATCGAAGAACGAGAGTTGAAAGAGGTGCCTGAAATGCAAGCGGATACTACAGGTGCAGTTCAGGAGCCGTTGTGGGCCGAACCTGATGTTGATAAGGAACAAAAGCACACCATCGATGAGGTAAATGAACCTGATGTTGATAATGAACAAAAGCAGACCATCGATGAGGTAAATGAGAGGTCCTCTTCAAAGAAACGGAAGTCTAACAAATCAAGAGACGTTGCGTATAAGAAAGTGAAGGGGGCGGCTCAGGCAAAAGTTTCAGCCATTTCATCCGAGGCCTGA